Proteins co-encoded in one Tistrella mobilis genomic window:
- a CDS encoding autotransporter outer membrane beta-barrel domain-containing protein: protein MQISLRFRGTASVAALAVALSSTVASTGAVAQAIIDNGTVQLGINPEGNLVVPGSASTPIGLTYLPEKNTSGSFGEALGPGCACEGWGIADIGTTLFGKAGESFGTANIDAASVDLTVSGTGTHATSTGSAARSVVNVVEPGADGRVLQVIHDFKPIDGVKNLYQVDVTVKNISASAAGEVAKLIYRRAMDWDIPPTQFSEVVTIQGWPATKLIAVSNNGFADGNPNTPQGAIPATGTVANGNFTNGGPSDHGAVFDFDFGKLPVGEEVTFTIYYGAAGNEAQALAALKAVGAEIYSLGKPSDGPESDADAGTPNTFIFAFAGVGGTPIGGGGGGSGGLTIPYANAFRQMAFAMAREHMRLVSQRLTGLSHGGEGTDVFWGGRSGMITALTAPLAQLVSAEEDGGIQLAQLAQNAAAAPAGNTAQARDMGGVEGLRAYVTASYSVGEIDGTRASGVTVDYDAINLVGGVDYEVLRDEGGFDSLLFGAGFGYGDYDGEIDSTRTRIDTRGYTAMLYGSATFAKSAYADLTLAHSWLDYDYRRDTGTGDVTATPDGREWGGTLRVGYDFRPRISRFSPTRWVFGPFVQGQYLKADIDGFTERGTGGVTFEDQNAKSVTSQLGMHASVMRSMDWGALIFSGRMAWEHEYEDGADAVTLSSGTAPIDKVDPDYARLEFGVTALIGNDVALTADYATLAGDKYRTEHTGRLRLRIGF from the coding sequence ATGCAGATTTCTCTCCGGTTCCGGGGCACGGCCTCGGTCGCCGCGCTCGCGGTTGCGCTTTCATCCACCGTGGCATCCACCGGGGCCGTCGCCCAGGCGATCATCGACAACGGCACGGTGCAGCTCGGCATAAATCCCGAAGGCAATCTCGTCGTCCCGGGCTCTGCATCCACGCCGATCGGCCTGACCTATCTTCCCGAGAAGAACACCAGCGGCAGCTTCGGTGAAGCGCTGGGGCCCGGCTGCGCCTGCGAAGGCTGGGGCATCGCCGATATCGGCACCACCCTGTTCGGCAAGGCCGGCGAAAGCTTCGGCACCGCCAATATCGACGCTGCCAGTGTCGACCTGACCGTCAGCGGCACCGGCACCCATGCGACATCAACAGGCAGCGCCGCCCGATCGGTGGTGAATGTGGTCGAGCCGGGCGCCGATGGCCGGGTGCTGCAGGTGATCCATGATTTCAAGCCGATCGACGGCGTGAAGAACCTGTATCAGGTCGACGTCACGGTGAAGAACATCTCGGCCTCGGCGGCAGGCGAGGTTGCGAAGCTGATCTATCGCCGTGCCATGGACTGGGATATTCCGCCCACCCAGTTCTCCGAGGTCGTCACCATTCAGGGCTGGCCGGCGACCAAGCTGATCGCCGTCAGCAATAACGGCTTCGCCGACGGCAATCCCAACACGCCGCAGGGCGCGATCCCGGCGACGGGCACGGTCGCCAACGGCAACTTCACCAATGGCGGCCCGTCCGACCATGGGGCGGTGTTCGACTTCGATTTCGGCAAGCTGCCGGTCGGCGAAGAGGTCACGTTCACCATCTATTACGGGGCGGCCGGCAACGAGGCCCAGGCGCTGGCGGCGCTCAAGGCGGTCGGTGCCGAGATCTATTCGCTCGGCAAACCCTCGGACGGCCCTGAAAGCGACGCCGATGCCGGCACACCCAACACCTTCATCTTCGCCTTCGCGGGCGTCGGCGGCACGCCGATCGGTGGCGGCGGTGGCGGCAGCGGCGGGTTGACCATTCCCTATGCCAACGCCTTCCGGCAGATGGCCTTCGCCATGGCGCGCGAACATATGCGCCTGGTCTCGCAGCGTCTGACCGGCCTCTCGCATGGCGGTGAAGGCACCGACGTGTTCTGGGGCGGGCGTTCGGGCATGATCACCGCCCTCACCGCCCCGCTCGCCCAGCTGGTCTCGGCTGAAGAGGATGGCGGCATCCAGCTGGCCCAGCTGGCCCAGAATGCGGCCGCAGCGCCCGCCGGCAACACGGCCCAGGCACGCGACATGGGCGGTGTCGAAGGTCTGCGCGCCTATGTCACCGCCTCATACTCCGTGGGCGAGATCGACGGCACCCGGGCCAGCGGTGTCACGGTCGATTACGACGCCATCAACCTGGTCGGCGGGGTCGATTACGAGGTGCTGCGCGACGAGGGCGGTTTCGACAGCCTGCTGTTCGGTGCCGGTTTCGGCTATGGCGATTATGACGGCGAGATCGACAGCACCCGCACCCGCATCGACACCCGCGGCTATACCGCCATGCTCTACGGCTCGGCGACCTTCGCGAAATCGGCCTATGCCGATCTGACCCTCGCCCATAGCTGGCTGGATTACGACTATCGCCGCGACACCGGCACCGGCGACGTCACCGCTACGCCGGATGGCCGGGAATGGGGCGGCACGCTGCGGGTCGGCTATGACTTCCGGCCCCGCATCAGCCGCTTTTCCCCCACCCGCTGGGTGTTCGGGCCTTTCGTCCAGGGCCAGTATCTGAAGGCCGATATCGACGGCTTCACCGAACGGGGCACCGGCGGCGTCACCTTCGAAGATCAGAACGCAAAGTCGGTCACCTCGCAGCTTGGCATGCATGCCTCGGTGATGCGGTCGATGGATTGGGGCGCCCTGATCTTCTCGGGCCGCATGGCCTGGGAACATGAATACGAGGACGGCGCCGACGCCGTCACCCTGTCGAGCGGCACGGCGCCCATCGACAAGGTCGATCCCGACTACGCCCGGCTGGAATTCGGCGTCACCGCGCTGATCGGCAACGACGTCGCGCTGACCGCCGACTATGCGACGCTCGCCGGCGACAAGTACCGGACCGAACATACCGGTCGGCTGCGCCTGCGCATCGGCTTCTGA
- a CDS encoding response regulator transcription factor: protein MADEAEHGMAGTTGVDDLHVAIVDDDDLFRESIAQNLVDAGFAVADFPSGPGFLSYLAEGEAPGLILLDWKMPEMNGIEVLRRLRSDGCEIPVIFLTVLSDQIYEEAALTSGAVDFVEKSRSFSILRRRIELILGGQKRRSEAAAQGQAGEAAGAPADAAAASDVLRNGEIELKVETHRAYWRGQEVPLTVTEFRMVLHMVERAGLDVRYRDLYDLVHGAGFMAGDGSEGYRSNVRTFIKRIRQKFRDLDPDFGQIENYPGFGYRWLDAEQPRSTDAAATED from the coding sequence ATGGCGGACGAAGCTGAACACGGCATGGCCGGGACGACCGGCGTGGATGATCTGCACGTCGCGATCGTCGACGATGACGACCTGTTCCGGGAATCCATCGCCCAGAATCTGGTCGATGCGGGCTTCGCCGTGGCCGATTTCCCAAGCGGCCCCGGCTTCCTGTCGTATCTTGCCGAGGGCGAGGCGCCGGGACTGATCCTGCTCGACTGGAAGATGCCCGAGATGAACGGCATCGAGGTGCTGCGCCGCCTGCGCTCGGACGGGTGCGAAATTCCGGTGATCTTTCTGACCGTACTGTCGGATCAGATCTACGAAGAGGCAGCACTGACCAGCGGTGCGGTGGATTTCGTCGAAAAGTCGCGCAGCTTCTCGATTCTGCGCCGGCGCATCGAACTGATCCTGGGCGGACAGAAGCGGCGGTCCGAAGCCGCAGCCCAGGGCCAGGCCGGCGAAGCCGCCGGCGCCCCCGCCGATGCGGCCGCCGCGTCGGATGTGCTGCGCAATGGCGAGATCGAGCTTAAGGTCGAAACCCACCGGGCCTATTGGCGTGGCCAGGAAGTGCCGCTCACCGTGACGGAGTTCCGCATGGTGCTGCATATGGTGGAACGCGCCGGGCTGGACGTGCGCTATCGCGACCTCTACGACCTTGTCCACGGCGCCGGTTTCATGGCCGGTGACGGGTCGGAGGGCTATCGCTCCAACGTCCGGACCTTCATCAAGCGCATCCGGCAGAAGTTCCGCGATCTGGACCCTGATTTCGGCCAGATCGAGAACTATCCGGGCTTCGGCTATCGCTGGCTGGATGCAGAGCAGCCGCGGTCGACCGACGCCGCTGCGACGGAAGACTGA
- a CDS encoding sensor histidine kinase, translating to MTLLRALRRTVDSFAVKLGILLVVFFSVPMILYDQFEEADRQQRTLLLDSVQRQGNLVAQALVPLLSEFDAAAVPRVRQTIERMAQPDVSIKLMLRPSNEANRNSFFYIASVPAVPVDYLQEERAELIETGVLDRLADTCGGGRPLAVEYTNPKGQVEVLTSLTPIDAAMGCWVVITAHATDGIVGQSLARPYWQMPEVRFAGAVYLTLALVVLWLFTSVWRNIRGFAGVARRIRKDPGTQRSFSEMNRVPELNDVARSFDDMVRDLRGTAETMRRTAEENAHAFKTPIAVISQSIEPLKRSVPADDLRGRRSLDLIERSVQRLDVLVNAARRIEETVADLLNPPRTPLNLSALLEDIVDEYQENARTTGDRRVVGRIDRNIPVRVGADMIETVMQNLLDNALSFTKPGTEVVVTATVTEGRVRVLVDDQGPGVPPGDLERIFERYVSIRDDSQRMPGAGNFGIGLWIVRRNIEAAGGLIRAENRKEGGLRMAVELPLAR from the coding sequence ATGACGCTGCTGCGTGCGCTGAGACGAACGGTCGACAGTTTCGCCGTCAAGCTCGGCATTCTTCTGGTCGTGTTCTTCAGCGTCCCGATGATCCTCTACGACCAGTTCGAAGAGGCGGATCGTCAGCAGCGGACCCTGCTTCTCGACAGTGTCCAGCGCCAGGGCAATCTTGTTGCCCAGGCGCTGGTCCCCCTGCTGTCGGAATTCGATGCGGCCGCCGTGCCGCGCGTGCGCCAGACCATCGAGCGCATGGCGCAGCCCGATGTCTCGATCAAGCTGATGCTGCGCCCGTCGAACGAGGCGAACCGCAATTCGTTTTTCTACATCGCCTCGGTCCCCGCCGTGCCGGTGGATTATCTGCAGGAAGAACGCGCCGAGCTGATCGAGACCGGGGTTCTGGACCGGCTGGCGGATACCTGCGGCGGCGGCCGGCCGCTGGCGGTGGAATACACCAATCCCAAGGGGCAGGTGGAGGTTCTGACCTCTCTGACCCCGATCGATGCCGCCATGGGCTGCTGGGTGGTGATCACCGCCCATGCAACGGACGGGATCGTGGGGCAGAGCCTGGCCCGGCCCTATTGGCAGATGCCGGAAGTCCGCTTCGCCGGTGCGGTCTATCTGACCCTGGCGCTGGTCGTGCTGTGGCTGTTCACCAGTGTCTGGCGCAATATCCGCGGCTTTGCCGGCGTCGCCCGCCGGATCCGCAAGGACCCGGGCACCCAGCGCTCCTTCTCGGAAATGAACCGGGTGCCGGAGCTGAACGACGTGGCCCGGTCTTTCGACGACATGGTGCGCGATCTGCGTGGCACCGCCGAGACCATGCGCCGCACGGCCGAAGAGAACGCCCACGCCTTCAAGACCCCGATCGCCGTCATCTCCCAGAGCATCGAGCCGCTGAAGCGCTCGGTTCCCGCCGATGATCTGCGCGGCCGCCGCTCGCTCGACCTGATCGAGCGGTCGGTGCAGCGGCTCGACGTGCTGGTCAATGCCGCGCGCCGGATCGAGGAGACCGTGGCCGACCTGCTCAACCCGCCGCGCACGCCGCTGAACCTCTCCGCCCTGCTGGAAGACATCGTCGACGAGTATCAGGAGAATGCCCGCACCACCGGCGACCGCCGGGTGGTCGGCCGGATCGATCGCAACATCCCGGTCAGGGTGGGGGCCGACATGATCGAGACGGTCATGCAGAACCTGCTCGACAACGCGCTCAGCTTCACGAAACCCGGCACCGAAGTCGTCGTGACGGCGACCGTCACCGAGGGCCGCGTGCGGGTGCTGGTCGATGATCAGGGCCCGGGCGTGCCGCCGGGCGATCTGGAGCGGATCTTCGAACGCTATGTCTCGATCCGCGACGACAGCCAGCGCATGCCGGGTGCCGGCAATTTCGGCATCGGGTTGTGGATCGTCCGTCGCAATATCGAGGCGGCCGGCGGATTGATCCGGGCGGAGAATCGCAAGGAAGGCGGTCTCCGCATGGCGGTGGAGCTGCCATTGGCCCGGTGA
- a CDS encoding NUDIX hydrolase, producing the protein MTGSDLPPPVEHHVQSTVRGPGEGGVVVGLAAAIVAVTDDDPRILVVHGDEGDALPAGPFRPEAHRTLESGLRAWVTAQTRLPLGYVEQLYTFADRGRDPREWQGGPRIVSIGYLALVREAVPPADTEAGWRSWYDLLPWEDRRAGIPPVVRDVIRPKLEAWVAAAASAERVRRRARVDLAFGAGAGEAADWHDEMVLERYELLYEAGLVAEAVRDRSFGVAAAPGGGSDGGVPAKGWSMGRAMAFDHRRILATAIGRIRGKLAYRPLVFELMPPAFTLTGLQTAVEALAGRGLHKQNFRRLVLQAGLVEPTGRMTNETGGRPAELHAFREDVMRERGGAGLRLPGRR; encoded by the coding sequence ATGACGGGTTCCGACCTTCCGCCGCCGGTCGAACATCACGTCCAGTCCACCGTGCGTGGCCCGGGCGAGGGCGGTGTGGTGGTCGGGCTTGCCGCCGCCATCGTGGCGGTCACCGATGATGACCCGCGCATTCTGGTGGTGCATGGCGACGAAGGCGACGCCCTGCCGGCCGGCCCGTTCCGGCCCGAGGCGCACCGGACGCTGGAAAGCGGTCTGCGCGCCTGGGTGACGGCGCAGACCCGGCTGCCGCTCGGCTATGTGGAACAGCTTTACACCTTCGCCGATCGCGGCCGTGACCCGCGGGAATGGCAGGGGGGGCCGCGGATCGTGTCGATCGGCTATCTGGCCCTGGTCCGCGAGGCAGTGCCGCCGGCCGATACCGAGGCGGGCTGGCGATCCTGGTACGACCTGTTGCCGTGGGAGGATCGCCGGGCCGGCATACCGCCCGTGGTGCGGGATGTCATCCGGCCGAAGCTGGAAGCCTGGGTCGCCGCGGCGGCCTCGGCCGAGCGGGTGCGGCGGCGGGCAAGGGTCGATCTGGCCTTCGGTGCCGGCGCCGGCGAGGCGGCCGACTGGCATGACGAAATGGTGCTGGAGCGCTATGAGCTGCTCTACGAGGCGGGCCTGGTGGCCGAAGCGGTGCGGGACCGCAGCTTCGGCGTCGCCGCAGCCCCCGGCGGGGGCAGTGACGGCGGCGTGCCGGCCAAGGGGTGGAGCATGGGGCGGGCGATGGCCTTCGACCATCGCCGCATCCTGGCGACCGCCATCGGTCGCATCCGCGGCAAGCTCGCCTACCGCCCGCTGGTCTTCGAGCTGATGCCCCCCGCCTTCACCCTGACCGGGTTGCAGACGGCGGTGGAAGCCCTGGCCGGGCGCGGGCTGCACAAGCAGAACTTCCGGCGGCTGGTGTTGCAGGCGGGGCTGGTGGAGCCGACCGGCCGGATGACCAACGAGACCGGCGGCCGCCCGGCCGAACTGCATGCCTTCCGCGAGGATGTGATGCGCGAGCGCGGCGGGGCCGGGCTGCGCCTGCCCGGCCGCCGCTGA
- a CDS encoding glucosaminidase domain-containing protein — protein MTGYRHSPPIATGCRARLLACALGMAVSAGLTDGQAAAASDLIRHLPPRTPLVTMPWAVEEGGLDVAVLSTPRPVVTPLPTARSRTSTLPPIRLPGDIDAAMGDERKSRFLGTVLPAIVAVNNAVLGERARLQAILRDVRAGITPSPRDQAWIAQIARFYRGKATDLDDLLARVDAIPTSLALGQAALESGWGTSRSAREGNALFGVMTWDDALFVVKPYETIVESVIDYVRTLNSHPAYAEFRAERQMMRRMGEQLDGGLLLRHLTRYSELGGDYIERVTVVIRQNGFADYDRMDLLAPWVPHG, from the coding sequence ATGACGGGATATCGCCACAGCCCTCCGATCGCGACCGGATGCCGTGCTCGCCTGCTGGCCTGCGCGCTCGGCATGGCCGTGTCGGCGGGGCTGACCGACGGCCAGGCTGCGGCTGCGTCTGATCTGATCCGCCATCTGCCCCCACGCACACCCCTGGTGACCATGCCCTGGGCGGTGGAAGAGGGCGGGCTGGATGTCGCGGTGCTGAGCACGCCCCGGCCGGTCGTGACGCCGCTTCCGACCGCCCGGTCGCGGACGAGCACGCTTCCGCCGATCCGGCTGCCGGGCGACATCGACGCCGCCATGGGCGATGAGCGCAAATCCCGGTTCCTGGGCACGGTGCTGCCGGCAATCGTTGCGGTCAACAATGCCGTGCTGGGCGAACGGGCCCGGCTTCAGGCCATTCTGCGCGATGTGCGGGCGGGCATCACCCCCAGCCCGCGCGACCAGGCCTGGATCGCCCAGATCGCCCGCTTCTATCGCGGCAAGGCCACCGATCTGGACGACCTGCTGGCCCGCGTCGACGCCATTCCCACCTCGCTGGCGCTGGGGCAGGCGGCCCTTGAATCCGGCTGGGGCACGTCCCGGTCGGCGCGGGAAGGCAATGCGCTGTTCGGCGTGATGACCTGGGACGATGCGCTGTTCGTGGTGAAGCCCTACGAGACGATCGTCGAATCGGTCATCGACTATGTCCGCACCCTGAACAGCCATCCCGCCTATGCCGAGTTCCGGGCCGAGCGTCAGATGATGCGTCGCATGGGCGAACAGCTGGATGGCGGCCTGCTGCTGCGTCACCTGACCCGGTACTCCGAACTGGGCGGGGACTATATCGAACGGGTCACCGTGGTCATCCGGCAGAACGGCTTTGCCGATTATGATCGCATGGATCTGCTGGCCCCCTGGGTTCCGCACGGCTGA
- a CDS encoding ABC transporter ATP-binding protein gives MEHSLFRYIVRHSLRHQIILLILTVASFPFLYIFLDLPKVILNKAIQGSDFPKTYFGFEFDQLEYLFALCAIFLLLVIVNQAFKYVINVYKGLLGERMLRRLRYDLFMRVLRFPLPHFRRTSAGETIPMITSEVEPLGGYIAEAIATPAYQGGTLLTILAFLFVQDPLMGLAAISLYPIQIYLIPKLQRKVNNLGKTRVRLMRKVSDRIGETITGIQEIRSNDTAAYELADFANRMNGVFWVRYEIYIRKFFIKFLNNFISQLGPFFFFTIGGYLVIKGQLSIGALVAVISAYKELYSPWKELLAYYQMKEDARIKYEQVVAQFEPAGMIDPDRLLSDPPKIEPFTGEIVLSGVSLADEGEIQLLEGVSLHLPLDAHTAVVGGAGSGKHELALILARLADPQSGRVTIGGQDLAGLPDAVVGRRIAFVGASTVFFNGALADNLLYGLKHRPVIARELDGEAKRLWERDLNEARRSGNCEWDINADWIDYEAVGGEGIEAVERRMIEALKIVRLDDDVFALGLRGRIDPKAEPERAARVLEGREKFHSALGAEGLGKLVEPFEVERWNDNASVAENLLFGAPRGDGEELEALVEHPFVEEVLTDGSLDADLVEAGRRIAATMIELFADLPPDHEFFEQYSFISSEDLPGYQTLLNRIEREGVGALDAQERRRLVGLALQLIPARHRLDVLDDRVRERILVARKRLMEHGPGDLKARIEFFDRTRYHARSSIQDNILFGRIVHGQAQARGKVGQKLAQVIDEAELRDVVMAAGLAFQVGSGGSRLSNAQRQKAAIARALLKRPDLLVLSEATSAVDTLEQVDLVERLREAMAGHCIVWSLQRPALARSFDRVVVMQGGRVAQTGTPDEIDQEGSAFRRLTSEG, from the coding sequence ATGGAACATTCGCTGTTCCGCTATATCGTTCGCCATAGTCTGCGACATCAGATCATCCTTCTGATCCTCACCGTCGCATCCTTCCCCTTCCTCTATATCTTTCTGGACCTGCCCAAGGTCATCCTGAACAAGGCGATCCAGGGCAGCGATTTCCCGAAGACCTATTTCGGGTTTGAATTCGATCAGCTGGAATATCTGTTCGCACTCTGCGCCATCTTCCTGCTGTTGGTCATCGTCAACCAGGCCTTCAAATACGTCATCAACGTCTACAAGGGCCTCTTGGGCGAGCGCATGCTCCGGCGGCTGCGCTATGACCTGTTCATGCGGGTGCTGCGCTTCCCGCTGCCGCATTTCCGCCGGACCAGCGCCGGTGAGACCATTCCGATGATCACCAGCGAGGTGGAGCCGCTTGGCGGCTACATCGCCGAGGCGATCGCAACCCCCGCCTATCAGGGCGGCACGCTGCTGACCATTCTGGCCTTCCTGTTCGTGCAGGACCCGTTGATGGGGCTGGCGGCGATCTCGCTCTATCCGATCCAGATCTATCTGATCCCGAAGCTGCAGCGCAAGGTCAACAACCTGGGCAAGACCCGGGTGCGGCTGATGCGCAAGGTCTCTGACCGGATCGGCGAGACGATTACCGGTATTCAGGAAATTCGATCGAACGATACGGCGGCCTATGAGCTGGCGGATTTCGCGAACCGCATGAACGGCGTGTTCTGGGTTCGTTACGAAATCTATATCCGCAAGTTCTTTATCAAGTTCCTGAACAATTTCATTTCGCAGCTTGGTCCGTTCTTTTTCTTCACCATCGGCGGCTATCTGGTGATCAAGGGGCAGCTGTCGATCGGTGCGCTGGTGGCGGTGATCAGCGCCTATAAGGAGCTGTATTCGCCGTGGAAGGAACTGCTCGCCTATTATCAGATGAAGGAAGACGCGCGGATCAAGTATGAGCAGGTCGTGGCCCAGTTCGAGCCCGCCGGCATGATCGATCCCGACCGTCTTCTGTCGGATCCGCCCAAGATCGAGCCCTTCACGGGGGAGATCGTCCTCTCGGGCGTCAGCCTGGCCGACGAGGGCGAAATCCAGCTGCTGGAAGGGGTGAGCCTGCATCTGCCGCTCGATGCCCATACCGCCGTGGTCGGCGGCGCTGGCAGCGGTAAGCACGAACTGGCGCTGATCCTGGCGCGTCTGGCCGACCCGCAATCGGGACGGGTGACGATCGGCGGCCAGGATCTGGCCGGCCTGCCCGATGCGGTGGTCGGGCGGCGGATCGCCTTCGTCGGCGCCTCGACCGTGTTCTTCAACGGCGCCCTGGCCGACAACCTGCTCTACGGTCTGAAGCATCGCCCGGTCATCGCGCGCGAGCTGGACGGAGAGGCGAAGCGGCTGTGGGAGCGGGACCTGAACGAGGCACGGCGCTCGGGCAATTGCGAATGGGACATCAATGCCGACTGGATCGATTACGAAGCGGTCGGCGGCGAGGGGATCGAGGCGGTTGAACGCCGGATGATCGAGGCCCTGAAGATCGTGCGGCTGGACGACGACGTCTTCGCACTGGGCCTGCGCGGCCGGATCGATCCGAAGGCGGAGCCAGAGCGGGCGGCCCGGGTGCTGGAAGGCCGCGAGAAATTCCACAGCGCCCTCGGCGCGGAAGGGTTGGGCAAGCTGGTCGAACCCTTCGAGGTGGAGCGCTGGAACGACAACGCCAGTGTCGCCGAAAACCTGCTGTTCGGCGCCCCGCGCGGCGATGGTGAAGAGCTGGAGGCGCTGGTCGAGCATCCCTTCGTCGAAGAGGTGCTGACCGATGGTTCGCTGGATGCAGATCTGGTCGAGGCCGGCCGGCGTATCGCTGCCACGATGATCGAACTCTTCGCCGACCTGCCGCCCGACCATGAGTTCTTCGAGCAGTACAGCTTCATCTCGTCGGAAGATCTGCCGGGGTATCAGACGCTGCTGAACCGCATCGAGCGCGAGGGCGTGGGCGCACTCGACGCCCAGGAACGTCGTCGCCTGGTGGGGCTGGCCCTGCAGCTGATCCCCGCCCGTCACCGGCTGGACGTGCTCGACGATCGGGTGCGGGAGCGGATCCTGGTTGCGCGCAAGCGCCTGATGGAACACGGACCCGGCGACCTCAAGGCACGGATCGAGTTCTTCGACCGGACGCGCTATCATGCCCGCAGTTCCATCCAGGACAACATCCTGTTCGGGCGCATCGTCCACGGCCAGGCCCAGGCGCGCGGCAAGGTGGGGCAGAAGCTCGCCCAGGTGATCGACGAGGCGGAGCTGCGCGACGTGGTGATGGCGGCGGGGCTGGCCTTCCAGGTGGGCTCCGGCGGTTCCAGGCTGTCGAACGCACAGCGCCAGAAGGCGGCGATCGCGCGGGCGCTGCTCAAGCGGCCGGATCTGCTGGTCCTGTCGGAGGCGACCTCCGCCGTCGACACGCTGGAGCAGGTGGACCTGGTGGAGCGCCTGCGCGAGGCGATGGCCGGGCATTGCATCGTGTGGTCGCTGCAGCGCCCGGCGCTGGCGCGGAGTTTCGACCGTGTGGTCGTGATGCAGGGCGGGCGGGTTGCACAAACCGGCACGCCGGACGAGATCGATCAGGAAGGCAGCGCCTTCCGCCGCCTGACGTCCGAGGGCTGA